In Streptomyces sp. P3, one DNA window encodes the following:
- a CDS encoding ferritin-like domain-containing protein, whose product MSASGFAEWARHFETERDRRAARPDPRWEAGASLPPAVRASVQRFQAGEDGDSSALFAKADAAGDPEYAAALRLFVAEEQNHARLLALLLRAGGATTQAGHWSDTAFARLRRVPGLQTELLLLMVAEVVALRYYRALRDGTDDPLTSEVAGRILADEERHVPFHCARLRVSVAELPRAARRPLLAGWRVMLLGAVVVVAADHGRALRRLGVGRGRFVADVLRSGGPVVAAILGTSGFERQDQPRYG is encoded by the coding sequence ATGAGCGCATCGGGATTCGCCGAATGGGCCCGTCACTTCGAGACCGAACGGGACCGCCGCGCAGCCCGGCCCGACCCACGCTGGGAGGCGGGCGCCTCACTGCCCCCGGCGGTGCGGGCGAGCGTCCAGCGATTCCAAGCCGGCGAGGACGGCGACAGCTCGGCCCTGTTCGCCAAGGCGGACGCGGCGGGCGATCCGGAGTACGCGGCAGCGCTGAGACTGTTCGTCGCCGAGGAGCAGAACCACGCGAGGCTCCTCGCTCTGCTGCTCAGGGCGGGCGGGGCGACGACGCAGGCCGGGCACTGGAGCGACACGGCCTTCGCGCGACTGCGTCGCGTGCCGGGGTTGCAGACGGAGCTGCTGCTTCTGATGGTCGCGGAGGTGGTGGCCCTGCGCTACTACCGGGCGCTGCGTGACGGGACCGACGATCCGCTGACGTCGGAGGTCGCGGGCCGCATCCTGGCAGACGAGGAGAGGCATGTCCCGTTCCACTGCGCGCGGCTGCGCGTGTCCGTCGCGGAGCTGCCGCGCGCAGCCCGGCGGCCCCTGCTGGCGGGCTGGCGGGTGATGCTCCTCGGCGCGGTTGTGGTCGTAGCGGCCGACCACGGGCGGGCGCTGCGGCGGCTCGGGGTCGGGCGAGGACGCTTCGTGGCGGACGTGTTGAGGTCGGGCGGTCCGGTGGTCGCGGCGATCCTCGGAACCTCTGGCTTCGAACGGCAGGATCAGCCGAGATATGGCTGA
- a CDS encoding response regulator transcription factor has translation MSGPTPTPTPAPASSRVLICDDQELIRMGLRMVVDSQPDLTVVGEAADGHAAIAGVAALEPDLVLMDVRMPGLDGLAATEHLCAQAHGPRILVVTTFDLDEYAYAALRAGANGFLVKDAPAEEILVTARAVLRGEVMVAPSLTRRLVERFVLDSPAPVPAQRSRLAALTDREREVLVLVARGLANGEIAGRLFVGETTVKTHLGRILTKLGLRDRIHAVIFAYESGLIRAGD, from the coding sequence ATGAGCGGCCCGACCCCGACCCCGACTCCCGCTCCGGCATCGTCCCGGGTGCTGATCTGCGACGACCAGGAACTGATCCGAATGGGACTGCGCATGGTCGTCGACAGCCAGCCCGACCTCACCGTGGTGGGCGAGGCCGCCGACGGCCACGCGGCGATCGCGGGCGTGGCCGCTCTGGAGCCGGACCTCGTCCTGATGGACGTACGCATGCCCGGTCTGGACGGGCTGGCCGCGACCGAACACCTCTGCGCGCAGGCCCATGGGCCCAGGATCCTTGTCGTCACCACCTTCGATCTGGACGAGTACGCCTACGCGGCTCTGCGGGCCGGTGCGAACGGCTTCCTAGTCAAGGACGCCCCCGCCGAGGAGATCCTGGTGACCGCCCGGGCGGTGCTGCGGGGTGAGGTCATGGTGGCTCCCTCGCTCACTCGGCGCCTGGTCGAACGTTTCGTCCTCGATTCCCCCGCGCCCGTGCCGGCCCAGCGCAGTCGCCTGGCGGCGCTCACCGACCGGGAACGGGAGGTCCTCGTCCTGGTCGCGCGGGGGCTGGCCAACGGCGAGATCGCCGGCCGTCTCTTCGTCGGAGAGACGACCGTCAAGACCCACCTCGGCCGCATCCTGACCAAACTCGGCCTCCGCGACCGCATCCACGCGGTGATCTTCGCCTACGAGAGCGGGCTGATACGGGCCGGGGACTGA
- a CDS encoding SMI1/KNR4 family protein translates to MGEKSMWSGVRERVEALAHVDEAQKVFGAWDLAGGSGHHFRFADPLSEPEVAEAEAQWGVSLPAEYRGFLLEVSAGGAGPGYGLSILRRTDAGWLWSNVDRHLRHDYLRLPFLTEGERWQVLAEHDDRQPLLSGFNEEEAYFAAYSAWMTAGDELLDWVTRGALRLSHEGCGYCDWLVLTGPESGRVWADDRPAGGEFRPLGEPRTPVGFARWYLHWVEGAETAARRPPRRPR, encoded by the coding sequence ATGGGGGAGAAGTCCATGTGGAGTGGGGTCCGAGAGAGGGTAGAGGCGCTGGCCCACGTAGATGAGGCACAGAAGGTCTTCGGAGCCTGGGACCTGGCGGGGGGATCCGGTCATCACTTCCGGTTCGCGGATCCGCTGTCGGAGCCGGAGGTCGCCGAGGCGGAGGCCCAGTGGGGTGTCTCGCTGCCAGCGGAATACCGTGGCTTCCTGCTCGAGGTCAGCGCCGGCGGTGCGGGGCCGGGATACGGGCTCAGCATCCTGCGCCGGACGGACGCGGGATGGCTGTGGAGCAACGTGGACCGCCACCTGCGCCACGACTACCTGCGGCTTCCGTTTCTGACGGAGGGGGAACGGTGGCAGGTTCTGGCGGAGCACGATGACAGGCAGCCACTGCTGTCCGGCTTCAACGAAGAAGAGGCGTACTTCGCGGCGTACAGCGCCTGGATGACCGCGGGTGACGAACTCCTCGACTGGGTCACGCGCGGTGCGTTGAGGCTCAGTCACGAGGGCTGTGGCTATTGCGACTGGCTCGTCCTGACAGGCCCGGAGAGTGGCCGTGTGTGGGCGGACGACCGCCCGGCTGGTGGTGAGTTCCGCCCACTCGGCGAACCCCGGACGCCGGTCGGATTCGCACGCTGGTACCTCCACTGGGTGGAGGGCGCCGAGACCGCCGCGCGTCGTCCGCCCCGTCGTCCGCGCTAG